In a single window of the Sphingosinicella microcystinivorans genome:
- the copD gene encoding copper homeostasis membrane protein CopD, whose protein sequence is MEWALYGARLVHYVALVPLAGLLAWRLYGTAGAPTAQVVELRLRPAAVWLSVAALAGAVGWAAATVLAMAGSIEAAEPAVVSYIMTETGFGRLWLARLMLLAILAGALAAGLRTPRFRAVLALALVAALAGTGHTQVNDPPLRYWHMAGDALHLVAAAFWIGGLAPLWLFLRTETDSRQLAAALHRFSAMGYIAVAVLGVTGLSNMLLSVTDLSATLSTAWGRLLAAKLAAFGAMLLLAAANRFRLLAALERRGSDTASLRRRLQGHVAAEYALGLLVLALVAALGMSALP, encoded by the coding sequence ATGGAATGGGCGCTCTACGGCGCGCGCCTTGTCCATTACGTCGCGCTCGTCCCGCTGGCCGGGCTTCTCGCCTGGCGGCTCTACGGGACGGCGGGCGCGCCGACCGCGCAGGTGGTCGAGCTGCGGTTGCGGCCGGCGGCCGTGTGGCTCTCCGTCGCCGCGCTTGCGGGCGCGGTCGGCTGGGCGGCGGCGACCGTGCTCGCGATGGCCGGGTCGATCGAGGCGGCCGAGCCCGCGGTCGTTTCGTACATCATGACGGAAACCGGCTTCGGCAGGCTCTGGCTCGCCCGGCTGATGCTCCTGGCGATCCTTGCGGGCGCGCTGGCGGCGGGGCTGCGCACGCCGCGCTTCCGGGCCGTCCTCGCGCTCGCGCTCGTCGCCGCGCTGGCGGGCACGGGGCACACGCAGGTGAACGATCCGCCGCTCCGCTACTGGCACATGGCGGGCGATGCGCTGCACCTCGTCGCGGCCGCCTTCTGGATCGGCGGGCTGGCGCCGCTGTGGCTGTTCCTGCGGACGGAGACGGATTCCCGCCAGCTTGCCGCGGCGCTGCACCGCTTCTCCGCGATGGGCTACATCGCGGTCGCCGTGCTGGGCGTGACGGGGCTGTCGAACATGCTGCTGTCCGTCACGGATCTTTCCGCGACGCTCTCCACGGCATGGGGCCGGCTGCTGGCCGCGAAGCTCGCGGCGTTCGGGGCGATGCTGCTGCTTGCCGCGGCGAACCGCTTTCGCCTGCTCGCAGCGCTGGAGCGGCGGGGCAGCGACACGGCATCCCTGCGTCGCCGCCTGCAAGGCCATGTCGCGGCGGAATACGCGCTCGGGCTCCTCGTCCTCGCGCTGGTCGCGGCGCTCGGGATGAGCGCGCTGCCCTGA
- the rpoZ gene encoding DNA-directed RNA polymerase subunit omega yields the protein MARVTVEDCVDKVPNRFELVLLAGQRARQISSGAELTIDRDRDKNPVVALREIAEETVKPVQLNEALVSGMQRVIVDDEDTVDEIGSLAESAEALRLTAAAPPKPTPIVPDYD from the coding sequence ATGGCGCGCGTCACCGTCGAAGATTGTGTGGACAAGGTTCCCAACCGTTTCGAACTCGTGCTGCTCGCGGGCCAGCGCGCCCGCCAGATTTCGAGCGGTGCCGAGCTGACCATCGACCGCGACCGCGACAAGAATCCGGTCGTCGCGCTGCGCGAGATCGCCGAGGAGACCGTGAAGCCCGTGCAGCTGAACGAGGCGCTGGTCTCGGGGATGCAGCGCGTGATCGTCGACGACGAGGACACGGTGGACGAGATCGGCAGCCTCGCCGAGAGCGCCGAGGCGCTGCGCCTCACCGCCGCCGCGCCGCCGAAGCCGACGCCGATCGTCCCCGACTACGACTGA
- the pnuC gene encoding nicotinamide riboside transporter PnuC codes for MSALEIIAALLGLANVALLVRRSVWNYPFGIAMVSLYAVVFYGTQLYSDALLQIFFLVLNIYGWISWRRVQQHHTVPVRWMGLRGNAVVLAVTAVLWFLWSSAMHRFTDAAAPYVDGAVACLSVTGQLLMVRRFVENWLYWIVVNVLAVGLFWWRDLPVTSALYTVFLGLAIAGLIQWRRAAGAAA; via the coding sequence ATGTCCGCCCTCGAAATCATCGCTGCACTGCTCGGCCTTGCCAACGTCGCGCTGCTCGTTCGCCGCAGCGTGTGGAACTACCCGTTCGGCATCGCGATGGTCAGCCTGTACGCCGTGGTGTTCTACGGAACGCAGCTCTACAGCGACGCGCTCTTGCAGATTTTCTTCCTTGTTCTCAATATCTACGGCTGGATCAGCTGGCGGCGCGTGCAGCAGCACCATACCGTGCCGGTGCGCTGGATGGGCCTGCGCGGCAACGCCGTCGTGCTCGCCGTCACGGCGGTGCTCTGGTTCCTGTGGTCGAGCGCGATGCACCGCTTCACGGACGCCGCGGCGCCGTATGTGGACGGCGCCGTCGCGTGCCTCAGCGTCACCGGCCAGCTCCTGATGGTGCGGCGTTTCGTCGAGAACTGGCTCTACTGGATCGTCGTCAACGTGCTCGCCGTCGGTCTGTTCTGGTGGCGCGATCTCCCGGTGACGTCGGCGCTCTATACCGTGTTCCTCGGCCTTGCGATCGCCGGGCTCATCCAGTGGCGCCGCGCCGCCGGGGCAGCGGCATGA
- a CDS encoding ATP-binding protein has product MKRPANVVLHGPESTGKSTLGARLAAHYGTGLVPEYGRLYCEVHGSETDADDLVAIMHGHVALTEAAREQAAARGAPLIISDTDPLMTAAWAVMGLGHRLPALDAFTDVGDLYLLTADDVPWTDDGVRLHRTAEERARFMALSRAELERRGVPWVPISGDAEQRFAAAVAAIASAGIA; this is encoded by the coding sequence ATGAAACGGCCCGCGAACGTCGTTCTCCACGGGCCCGAGAGCACGGGGAAGTCGACGCTCGGCGCCCGGCTCGCGGCGCACTACGGCACCGGGCTGGTCCCCGAATACGGACGCCTCTACTGCGAGGTGCACGGCAGCGAGACCGATGCGGACGATCTCGTCGCCATCATGCACGGCCACGTCGCGCTCACCGAGGCGGCGCGCGAGCAGGCGGCGGCGCGCGGCGCACCCCTCATCATCTCGGACACCGACCCGCTGATGACGGCGGCGTGGGCGGTGATGGGCCTCGGGCATCGCCTGCCCGCGCTCGACGCCTTCACCGACGTCGGCGATCTCTACCTGCTGACGGCGGACGACGTGCCGTGGACGGACGACGGCGTCCGCCTGCACCGCACGGCGGAGGAGAGGGCGCGCTTCATGGCGTTGTCGCGTGCCGAGCTGGAGCGGCGGGGCGTGCCGTGGGTGCCGATCTCGGGCGATGCCGAGCAGCGCTTCGCCGCGGCGGTCGCGGCGATCGCCTCCGCCGGGATCGCATGA
- a CDS encoding RluA family pseudouridine synthase — translation MTALPVLHIDAHMLVIDKPAGLAVHAGPKTPRSLDDRLGELAFGFRRLPQPAHRLDRDTSGCLVLARHPKAAKRLGQLFAAGAVAKTYLAVLDGIPAEPEGRIAAPLAKVSSAEAGWRMVVGEGGKPAATRWRLLAAHGGQALVAFFPETGRTHQIRVHAAHALAPIAGDPVYGGGKGPMRLHSAGLVIPYREDAPVSVSAALPADWPLWAREAAANEKGPPFRATPSA, via the coding sequence ATGACGGCGCTGCCCGTCCTTCATATCGACGCGCACATGCTGGTGATCGACAAGCCGGCGGGGCTCGCCGTCCATGCCGGGCCGAAGACGCCCCGCAGCCTCGACGACCGGCTCGGCGAACTCGCCTTCGGGTTCCGCCGCTTGCCGCAGCCCGCGCACCGGCTCGACCGCGACACGTCGGGCTGCCTCGTGCTCGCGCGGCATCCGAAGGCCGCGAAACGGCTGGGCCAGCTGTTCGCGGCGGGCGCGGTGGCCAAGACGTATCTCGCCGTGCTGGACGGGATTCCGGCCGAGCCGGAAGGCCGCATCGCTGCGCCGCTCGCCAAGGTGTCGAGCGCGGAGGCGGGCTGGCGCATGGTCGTGGGCGAAGGCGGCAAACCCGCCGCCACGCGCTGGCGCCTGCTCGCCGCGCACGGAGGGCAGGCGCTCGTCGCCTTTTTCCCCGAAACCGGGCGCACGCACCAGATCCGCGTCCACGCCGCGCACGCGCTCGCGCCGATCGCGGGCGATCCGGTCTATGGGGGCGGCAAGGGCCCGATGCGGCTGCATTCGGCCGGCCTCGTCATTCCGTACCGGGAGGATGCGCCCGTATCCGTGAGCGCGGCGCTGCCGGCGGACTGGCCGCTTTGGGCGCGCGAGGCCGCCGCAAATGAGAAGGGGCCGCCCTTTCGGGCGACCCCTTCCGCGTGA
- a CDS encoding PEP-CTERM sorting domain-containing protein yields MRYTTSILAACATLAIATGAQASAIIDNGTGIQLGVDDRGQLNVNGGSVSLGERITWVGLRHLTSAGELESTANGCLCEGWGVGADGISGYANNAVGTANLTVQSFTSGGTAHTDAESVGSTATSVVNMQDILRVTHTFTPSASDNLYQVHVTIENIGASDVNDLRYRRTFDWDIDPTAFSEFSTIGGTAGASAVIGSNDNGFCDSNPYAGCAPIFASGDFVDAGYGDIGANFDFAFGSLAIGETFEFDIFYGAAFTEAAAFSALAAVGAEVYSFGQSWLDKTGGNGSTFIFAFKGVGGTPIGEVPEPAALALFGLGVIGLGAARRRRKA; encoded by the coding sequence ATGCGTTACACGACCTCAATTCTGGCCGCCTGCGCCACGCTCGCGATTGCGACCGGCGCACAGGCCTCAGCCATCATCGACAATGGCACCGGCATTCAGCTCGGTGTCGACGATCGCGGACAGCTCAATGTCAACGGCGGCAGCGTTTCACTCGGCGAAAGAATTACGTGGGTTGGCCTGCGCCATCTGACGTCGGCGGGTGAACTGGAATCGACCGCCAACGGCTGCCTCTGCGAAGGCTGGGGCGTCGGCGCGGACGGCATCTCCGGCTATGCGAACAATGCCGTCGGAACCGCCAACCTGACTGTGCAAAGCTTCACGTCCGGCGGCACGGCGCACACGGACGCCGAGTCCGTCGGCAGCACGGCGACCTCGGTCGTCAACATGCAGGATATCCTGCGCGTGACGCACACGTTCACACCGTCGGCCTCCGACAATCTCTATCAGGTGCACGTGACCATCGAGAACATCGGCGCCAGCGACGTCAACGACCTGCGCTATCGCCGCACGTTCGACTGGGACATCGACCCGACAGCGTTCTCCGAATTCAGCACGATCGGCGGCACGGCGGGCGCGAGTGCGGTCATCGGTTCCAACGACAACGGCTTCTGTGACAGCAATCCTTACGCCGGCTGCGCCCCGATCTTCGCTTCGGGCGATTTCGTTGATGCCGGCTACGGAGATATCGGCGCCAATTTCGATTTCGCGTTCGGCAGTCTCGCCATCGGTGAAACTTTCGAGTTCGATATCTTCTACGGTGCGGCGTTCACCGAGGCCGCTGCGTTCTCCGCGCTCGCCGCGGTCGGCGCGGAGGTCTACAGCTTCGGTCAGAGCTGGCTCGACAAAACTGGCGGCAACGGCTCGACGTTCATCTTCGCCTTCAAGGGCGTCGGCGGAACGCCGATCGGCGAAGTGCCGGAACCGGCGGCGCTCGCGCTGTTCGGGCTCGGCGTCATCGGGTTGGGGGCAGCCCGCCGCCGCCGCAAGGCCTGA
- the lepA gene encoding translation elongation factor 4 codes for MTDLAHIRNFSIIAHIDHGKSTLADRLIQRTGGLTDREMSEQVLDNMDIERERGITIKAQTVRLDYTARNGETYTLNLMDTPGHVDFAYEVSRSLAACEGALLVVDAAQGVEAQTLANVYQSIEHDHEIVPVINKIDLPAADPDKVKAEIEDIIGLDASEAVLASAKSGIGIDDVLEAVVHKIPPPKGDRNAPLEAMLVDSWYDPYLGVVILVRVVNGVIRKGLNIKFMAGGTEHLIDRVGCMRPKIETLDEIAAGEIGFITAQIKDISETRVGDTITTVKNPAKAPLPGFKEVQPVVFCGLFPVDAADFEKLRDSISKLRLNDASFSFEMETSAALGFGFRCGFLGLLHLEIIQERLTREYDLDLITTAPSVVYRMHMTDGTMQELHNPADYPDVVKIDFVEEPWIEAVIYVPDEYLGSILKLCQDRRGIQKNLTYVGGRAQVTYELPLNEVVFDFYDRLKSISRGYASFDYHQIGYREGDLVKMSILVNNEPVDALSMIVHRGAAEARGRHMCERLKDLIPRHLFKIPIQAAIGGKVIARETIAALRKDVTAKCYGGDISRKRKLLDKQKEGKKRMREYGSVSIPQEAFIAALRMGDEG; via the coding sequence ATGACCGATCTCGCGCACATCCGGAATTTCTCGATCATCGCCCACATCGACCACGGCAAGTCGACGCTGGCCGACCGCCTCATCCAGCGGACGGGCGGCCTCACCGACCGCGAGATGTCGGAGCAGGTGCTCGACAACATGGACATCGAGCGCGAGCGCGGCATCACCATCAAGGCGCAGACCGTGCGCCTCGACTACACGGCGAGGAACGGCGAGACATACACGCTGAACCTGATGGACACGCCGGGCCACGTCGACTTCGCCTACGAAGTCTCGCGCAGCCTCGCCGCGTGCGAGGGCGCGCTGCTCGTCGTCGACGCCGCGCAGGGCGTCGAGGCGCAGACGCTGGCGAACGTCTACCAGTCGATCGAGCACGACCACGAGATCGTGCCCGTCATCAACAAGATCGACCTGCCCGCCGCCGACCCCGACAAGGTGAAGGCCGAGATCGAGGACATCATCGGCCTCGACGCCTCCGAGGCGGTGCTCGCCAGTGCCAAGTCCGGCATCGGCATCGACGACGTGCTCGAGGCCGTGGTGCACAAGATCCCGCCGCCCAAGGGCGACCGCAATGCGCCGCTGGAGGCCATGCTGGTCGACAGCTGGTACGATCCGTACCTCGGCGTCGTCATCCTCGTGCGCGTCGTGAACGGCGTCATCCGCAAGGGGCTGAACATCAAGTTCATGGCGGGCGGCACCGAGCACCTGATCGACCGCGTCGGCTGTATGCGCCCCAAGATCGAGACGCTCGACGAGATCGCGGCGGGCGAGATCGGCTTCATCACCGCGCAGATCAAGGACATTTCCGAGACCCGCGTCGGCGACACCATCACCACGGTGAAGAACCCCGCGAAGGCGCCGCTGCCCGGCTTCAAGGAGGTGCAGCCGGTGGTGTTCTGCGGGCTGTTCCCGGTCGATGCGGCGGATTTCGAGAAGCTGCGCGACAGCATCTCCAAGCTGCGGCTGAACGATGCCTCGTTCAGCTTCGAGATGGAGACCTCCGCCGCACTCGGCTTCGGCTTCCGCTGCGGTTTCCTCGGCCTCCTGCACCTCGAGATCATCCAGGAACGGCTGACGCGCGAGTACGACCTCGACCTCATCACCACGGCGCCCTCGGTCGTCTACCGGATGCACATGACGGACGGGACGATGCAGGAGCTGCATAACCCGGCCGATTATCCGGACGTGGTGAAGATCGACTTCGTCGAGGAGCCGTGGATCGAGGCGGTGATCTACGTGCCCGACGAATATCTCGGCTCGATCCTGAAGCTCTGCCAGGACCGGCGCGGCATCCAGAAGAACCTCACCTACGTGGGCGGCCGCGCGCAGGTGACGTATGAGCTGCCCTTGAACGAGGTGGTGTTCGACTTCTACGACCGGCTGAAGTCGATCAGCCGCGGCTACGCGAGCTTCGACTATCACCAGATCGGCTACCGCGAGGGCGACCTCGTGAAGATGTCGATCCTCGTCAACAACGAGCCCGTCGACGCGCTCTCCATGATCGTGCACCGCGGCGCGGCCGAAGCGCGCGGCCGCCACATGTGCGAGCGGCTGAAGGACCTGATCCCCCGCCACCTGTTCAAGATTCCCATTCAGGCGGCGATCGGCGGCAAGGTGATCGCGCGCGAGACGATCGCGGCGCTGAGGAAGGACGTCACCGCCAAGTGCTACGGCGGCGACATCAGCCGCAAGCGCAAGCTCCTCGACAAGCAGAAGGAAGGCAAGAAGCGCATGCGCGAGTACGGCTCGGTCAGCATCCCGCAGGAGGCCTTCATCGCCGCCTTGAGAATGGGCGACGAGGGGTAG
- a CDS encoding MAPEG family protein: MPIELYLLGTAAVLGLVHILWAVNVKTAQYGTQWNMGARDAEMPPLKPLAGRLARAQANFFETFPLFAAVLLGALAADRLGWKTELGAHLYLWARLIYLPLYAAGIPKVRTLVWLVSLAGLVLVLWALLLG, translated from the coding sequence ATGCCGATCGAACTCTATCTGCTGGGCACCGCCGCGGTGCTCGGCCTCGTCCATATCCTGTGGGCGGTGAACGTGAAGACCGCGCAGTACGGCACCCAGTGGAACATGGGCGCGCGCGATGCGGAGATGCCGCCCCTGAAGCCGCTCGCCGGGCGGCTGGCGCGGGCGCAGGCGAATTTCTTCGAAACCTTCCCGCTGTTCGCCGCCGTGCTGCTCGGCGCGCTCGCGGCCGACCGTCTCGGCTGGAAGACCGAACTCGGCGCGCACCTCTACCTCTGGGCGCGCCTCATCTACCTGCCCCTCTATGCGGCGGGCATCCCCAAGGTGCGGACGCTGGTGTGGCTGGTGTCGCTCGCCGGGCTGGTGCTGGTGCTCTGGGCCTTGCTGCTGGGCTGA
- a CDS encoding class II 3-deoxy-7-phosphoheptulonate synthase: MKTSERSWTPASWRNFEARQLPAYADTAALAAVEGELSSYPPLVFAGEARALEAQLADVAAGKAFLLQGGDCAESFAEFHPNHIRDTFRVLLQMAVVLTFASRMPVVKVGRLAGQFAKPRSADMEELNGVSLPSYRGDIVNDINFESAARAPNPQRMLRAYMQSAATLNLLRAFAQGGFANLHQVHKWNLDFVGRSPWAEKYKDVADRIGEALAFMEACGISPETVPQLKGTDFYTSHEALLLGYEQAMTRQDSLTGRWYDTSAHMLWVGDRTRFEGSAHIEFLRGVGNPLGLKAGPSLQPDTLIRLIDALNPENVPGRITLISRFGHDKVEAGLPPLVRAVKREGRHVIWSCDPMHGNTIKSGSGYKTRPFDRILAEVRGFFAVHRAEGTHAGGIHAEMTGQNVTECTGGAMAITDEALADRYHTHCDPRLNAGQSLELAFLLAESIKAEVDLAARSQAAA, encoded by the coding sequence ATGAAGACGTCCGAGCGATCCTGGACCCCGGCCAGCTGGCGCAATTTCGAAGCGCGGCAGCTACCCGCCTATGCGGACACGGCAGCGCTTGCGGCCGTGGAAGGCGAGCTTTCGAGCTATCCGCCGCTCGTCTTCGCGGGCGAGGCGCGCGCGCTCGAAGCGCAGCTTGCCGACGTCGCGGCGGGCAAGGCTTTCCTGCTCCAGGGCGGCGACTGCGCGGAGAGCTTCGCCGAGTTCCACCCGAACCACATCCGCGACACGTTCCGCGTGCTCCTCCAGATGGCGGTGGTGCTGACCTTCGCGAGCCGGATGCCGGTGGTGAAGGTGGGCCGCCTCGCCGGCCAGTTCGCCAAGCCCCGCTCGGCGGACATGGAAGAGCTGAACGGCGTCTCGCTGCCGAGCTACCGCGGCGACATCGTCAACGACATCAACTTCGAGAGCGCGGCGCGCGCGCCGAACCCGCAGCGTATGCTGCGCGCCTACATGCAGTCCGCCGCGACGCTCAACCTGCTGCGCGCGTTCGCGCAGGGCGGCTTCGCGAACCTGCATCAGGTCCACAAGTGGAACCTCGATTTCGTCGGCCGCTCGCCGTGGGCCGAGAAGTACAAGGACGTCGCCGACCGCATCGGCGAGGCGCTCGCCTTCATGGAAGCGTGCGGCATCAGCCCGGAAACCGTTCCGCAGCTGAAGGGCACGGACTTCTACACCAGCCACGAGGCGCTGCTGCTCGGCTACGAGCAGGCGATGACGCGGCAGGATTCGCTCACCGGCCGCTGGTACGACACCAGCGCGCACATGCTCTGGGTGGGCGACCGCACGCGCTTCGAAGGCTCGGCGCACATCGAGTTCCTGCGCGGCGTCGGCAACCCGCTCGGCCTGAAGGCCGGCCCGAGCCTCCAGCCGGACACGCTCATCCGCCTGATCGACGCGCTCAATCCGGAGAACGTGCCGGGCCGCATCACGCTCATCAGCCGCTTCGGGCACGACAAGGTGGAGGCGGGCCTGCCGCCGCTCGTCCGCGCCGTGAAGCGCGAGGGGCGCCATGTCATCTGGTCGTGCGACCCGATGCACGGCAACACGATCAAGTCGGGCAGCGGCTACAAGACGCGCCCGTTCGACCGCATCCTCGCCGAGGTGCGCGGCTTCTTCGCGGTGCACCGCGCCGAGGGCACGCACGCGGGCGGCATCCACGCCGAGATGACCGGCCAGAACGTCACCGAGTGCACCGGCGGCGCGATGGCGATCACCGACGAGGCGCTCGCCGACCGCTATCACACGCACTGCGACCCGCGCCTCAACGCCGGGCAGAGCCTCGAGCTCGCCTTCCTGCTCGCCGAGAGCATCAAGGCCGAGGTCGACCTCGCCGCGCGCAGCCAGGCCGCCGCCTGA
- a CDS encoding TetR/AcrR family transcriptional regulator: MLKQSPVYERKAPNSYHHGNLQTALLNAGLELLERRGCADLALREVAREVGVSPAAVYRHYASKEALLTAMAIEGFQRLTAVQVEPITNSVVTPVRFADMGRAYVRFAVRNPALFRLMFSDQIDSSRDAALMFAIEPLTGNIEDAVARLAGPRFSSAMRRKAALRAWSLVHGLSMLLIDGQLRIAHSEVDRMIEAVVDPNHALAI; this comes from the coding sequence ATGCTGAAACAGTCGCCGGTTTATGAGCGCAAGGCGCCCAACAGTTACCATCACGGCAATCTCCAGACGGCGCTGCTGAACGCCGGCCTGGAGCTTCTCGAGCGCCGCGGCTGCGCGGATCTCGCCCTGCGCGAGGTCGCCCGCGAGGTGGGGGTGAGCCCCGCTGCGGTGTATCGCCACTACGCCTCGAAGGAGGCGCTGCTGACCGCGATGGCCATCGAGGGCTTCCAGCGGCTGACCGCCGTGCAGGTCGAGCCGATCACGAACAGCGTGGTGACGCCGGTGCGCTTTGCCGACATGGGCCGCGCCTATGTCCGCTTCGCGGTCCGTAACCCGGCGCTGTTCCGCCTGATGTTCAGCGACCAGATCGATTCCAGCCGCGATGCCGCGCTGATGTTCGCGATCGAACCGCTCACCGGCAATATCGAGGACGCCGTCGCCCGCCTCGCGGGTCCGCGCTTCTCGTCCGCAATGCGGCGCAAGGCGGCGCTGCGCGCATGGTCGCTGGTGCACGGCCTGTCGATGCTGCTCATCGACGGCCAGCTCCGCATCGCGCACAGCGAGGTGGACCGCATGATCGAGGCGGTCGTCGACCCCAACCACGCGCTCGCGATCTAA
- the gorA gene encoding glutathione-disulfide reductase, with protein sequence MNAYDYDLFVIGAGSGGVRAARISAGYGARVAIAEEYRVGGTCVIRGCVPKKLLVYGAHFAEDLEDARHFGWAVEGKRFDWATLRDNVLSEVDRLNKAYISTLESQKVTILHGRAVLEDAHTMRIGDRTVTADKVLIATGAHPGIPDCEGAEHGITSNEVFHLETLPKRVAIAGGGYIANEFAGIFNAFGVKVTLLLRGDRLLREYDQQLAERLQAISTAKGIDFRFNAPFRKVEKQADGSLLIHAGKDDPIEVDLLVYAIGRPPNSAGLGLEAIGVDLAENGAIKVDADSRTNIGNIYAVGDVTDRVQLTPVAIREGHAFADTVFGGKPWRVDHGCIPSAVFSHPPIAAVGLTEAQARNTYGSVRVYASDFRPMKNVLANRSERSLYKLVVDEASGRILGAHIIGPEAAEIMQPLAIAVKAGLTKAQLDETVAIHPTMAEELVLMR encoded by the coding sequence ATGAACGCATACGACTATGACCTCTTCGTCATCGGCGCCGGTTCCGGCGGCGTGCGCGCGGCGCGGATTTCCGCAGGCTACGGCGCGCGCGTCGCCATTGCCGAGGAGTACCGCGTCGGCGGAACGTGCGTGATTCGCGGCTGCGTGCCGAAGAAGCTGCTCGTCTACGGCGCGCACTTCGCCGAAGACCTTGAAGACGCACGCCACTTCGGCTGGGCGGTGGAGGGCAAGCGCTTCGACTGGGCGACGCTGCGGGACAACGTGCTCTCGGAGGTGGACCGGCTCAACAAGGCCTATATCTCGACGCTCGAAAGCCAGAAGGTGACGATCCTCCACGGCCGCGCCGTGCTGGAGGACGCGCACACGATGCGGATCGGCGACAGGACCGTCACCGCCGACAAGGTCCTGATCGCGACCGGCGCGCACCCCGGCATCCCGGACTGCGAAGGCGCCGAACACGGCATCACCTCGAACGAGGTGTTCCATCTGGAAACGCTGCCGAAGCGCGTGGCGATCGCCGGCGGCGGCTACATCGCCAACGAATTCGCGGGCATCTTCAATGCGTTCGGCGTGAAGGTGACGCTCCTGCTGCGCGGCGACCGCCTGCTGCGCGAATACGACCAGCAGCTCGCCGAGCGCCTGCAGGCGATCAGCACCGCGAAGGGCATCGACTTCCGCTTCAACGCGCCGTTCCGCAAGGTGGAGAAGCAGGCGGACGGCAGCCTCCTCATCCATGCCGGGAAGGACGACCCGATCGAGGTGGACCTGCTCGTCTACGCGATCGGCCGCCCGCCCAACAGCGCGGGGCTGGGCCTCGAGGCGATCGGCGTCGACCTCGCGGAAAACGGCGCGATCAAGGTCGATGCCGACAGCCGCACCAATATCGGGAACATCTACGCCGTCGGCGACGTGACCGACCGCGTGCAGTTGACCCCGGTCGCGATCCGCGAAGGCCACGCCTTCGCCGACACCGTGTTCGGCGGCAAGCCGTGGCGCGTCGATCACGGCTGCATCCCGTCCGCCGTGTTCAGCCATCCGCCGATCGCCGCCGTCGGCCTCACCGAGGCGCAGGCGCGCAACACCTACGGCTCGGTGCGCGTCTATGCGTCCGACTTCCGGCCGATGAAGAACGTGCTGGCGAACCGGAGCGAGCGGTCGCTCTACAAGCTCGTCGTCGACGAAGCGTCGGGGCGCATCCTCGGGGCGCACATCATCGGGCCGGAAGCCGCCGAGATCATGCAGCCGCTCGCCATCGCGGTGAAAGCCGGACTCACCAAGGCCCAGCTCGACGAGACCGTCGCCATCCACCCGACGATGGCGGAAGAACTCGTATTGATGCGTTAG
- a CDS encoding response regulator — translation MTTVATAPQDIPARRKVLLVEDSPLVAMSLETLFEDMEWEMEGPAVRLDEALALAEATDADIALLDVNLDGEMSWAVADRLKARGIPFVFATGYDGDSVLPEAHGGAPFVSKPFQIAELEQLLRVMVGDEA, via the coding sequence ATGACAACGGTCGCAACGGCGCCCCAGGACATACCTGCCCGGCGCAAGGTCCTGCTGGTGGAAGACTCTCCGCTCGTCGCCATGTCGCTCGAAACGCTGTTCGAGGACATGGAGTGGGAGATGGAGGGACCGGCGGTCCGGCTCGACGAGGCGCTTGCGCTTGCCGAGGCCACGGACGCCGACATCGCGCTCCTCGATGTGAACCTCGACGGCGAGATGAGCTGGGCGGTCGCCGACCGGCTGAAGGCGCGCGGCATCCCGTTCGTGTTCGCGACGGGCTACGACGGCGACTCCGTGCTGCCGGAGGCGCACGGCGGTGCGCCGTTCGTGAGCAAGCCGTTCCAGATCGCCGAGCTGGAGCAGTTGCTCCGCGTCATGGTGGGCGACGAGGCCTAG
- a CDS encoding tRNA-binding protein: MHLNHDPAAPIAETIGFDQFLAVDIRVGTITEAAPYPEARKPSIKLVIDFGPVIGRKRSSAQITAHYTPESLVGRQVAAVVNFPPRQIGKFVSEVLTLGFPDETGEVVLLAPAQKVPDGGRLF; this comes from the coding sequence ATGCACCTGAACCACGATCCCGCCGCACCGATCGCCGAGACCATCGGCTTCGACCAGTTCCTCGCCGTCGACATCCGCGTCGGCACCATAACGGAAGCCGCGCCCTATCCCGAGGCGCGCAAGCCCTCGATCAAGCTGGTGATCGACTTCGGCCCGGTGATCGGCCGCAAGAGATCGTCGGCGCAGATCACCGCGCACTACACGCCGGAAAGCCTCGTCGGGCGGCAGGTCGCGGCGGTCGTCAACTTCCCGCCGCGCCAGATCGGCAAGTTCGTCTCCGAAGTGCTGACGCTCGGGTTCCCGGACGAGACCGGCGAGGTCGTCCTGCTCGCCCCGGCGCAAAAGGTGCCGGACGGCGGACGGCTGTTCTAG